A single region of the Acidimicrobiales bacterium genome encodes:
- a CDS encoding ABC transporter substrate-binding protein: KITVIGHADSGDIAASNANVVYEYAPGGSSLGEGNLVVPAPKPQRGGTLRYAIEADVDGLNPTSSAISTAGYVMGAAVFDTLATGSVDGDCIPGLAESFEHNEDYTSWTYKLREGILFHDGNEVTAEDVVYSAEVQRNDPLVGLAVMPFYPTEGAFEALDRYTVRFNLLDSWANFCPTSQLAWVASKAWLVAALEDPTLDQQPVGSGPFRFDSRTEDSVTRFVRNEGYWGGEVWLDAVEYIPVPDPDTRTDLLLAGEVHALHTTNDENIEILENSDGVYSLRSQKPHGGGESFIMLNSSVAPFDDIRARKALAYATPKQDYLTLITAGLGVSADQLFEPGSPYHNPAVKQEADMPDEAVAMAAEYCADLPENCSNGKINMEYMFVEGSVVNQRSAELMEKGWSVAFNVDFDLNNQQQHIQNAALGWYNAVAWRQFGSYRPEGDNVWLMCRTVGFISLNWPKYCDEERDSLLWEATGTTDEAIRTPLFQELAQKLHDDYLYIFLTHVQWTNSFADNVHGVCEADTPEGHRIFCPSDGVAGVRTLWLSEG, encoded by the coding sequence AAGATCACCGTGATCGGCCACGCCGACTCCGGTGACATTGCTGCGTCCAACGCCAACGTCGTCTACGAGTACGCCCCCGGCGGCTCGTCGCTCGGCGAAGGCAACCTCGTCGTACCGGCACCCAAGCCGCAGAGGGGAGGGACCCTCCGCTACGCCATCGAAGCTGATGTCGACGGTCTCAACCCAACCTCGTCGGCGATCTCGACTGCCGGGTACGTGATGGGAGCTGCCGTCTTTGACACCCTCGCAACCGGTTCTGTAGACGGAGACTGCATTCCGGGTCTTGCTGAGTCGTTCGAACACAATGAGGACTACACCTCATGGACCTACAAGCTTCGTGAAGGAATCCTGTTCCACGACGGCAACGAGGTGACAGCAGAGGACGTCGTCTACAGCGCTGAGGTCCAACGAAACGATCCGTTGGTCGGACTGGCCGTCATGCCGTTCTACCCGACCGAGGGGGCTTTCGAGGCCCTAGACCGGTACACGGTCCGGTTCAACCTCCTTGACTCATGGGCGAACTTCTGCCCGACCAGCCAACTCGCCTGGGTGGCCTCAAAAGCATGGCTCGTGGCCGCCCTGGAGGACCCGACCCTGGATCAGCAGCCGGTTGGCTCCGGCCCGTTCCGGTTCGACAGCCGGACCGAGGATTCGGTGACGCGGTTCGTCCGCAATGAGGGCTACTGGGGAGGCGAAGTATGGCTCGACGCCGTCGAGTACATACCCGTCCCCGATCCGGATACCCGGACCGACCTGTTGCTGGCAGGAGAAGTCCACGCCCTACATACGACCAATGACGAGAACATCGAGATCCTCGAGAACTCAGACGGGGTTTACAGCCTCCGCAGTCAGAAGCCGCATGGCGGAGGCGAGAGCTTCATCATGTTGAACTCATCGGTTGCCCCGTTTGACGACATCCGGGCCCGAAAGGCTCTGGCCTACGCCACACCGAAGCAGGACTATTTGACGCTGATTACCGCTGGTCTGGGGGTGTCTGCAGATCAACTGTTCGAACCGGGTAGCCCGTATCACAACCCGGCCGTCAAGCAGGAAGCCGACATGCCCGATGAGGCTGTTGCTATGGCTGCCGAATACTGCGCAGACCTGCCAGAAAACTGCAGCAACGGAAAGATCAACATGGAGTACATGTTTGTCGAAGGCTCTGTTGTAAACCAGCGGTCGGCAGAGTTGATGGAGAAGGGTTGGAGTGTCGCGTTCAACGTGGACTTCGACCTGAACAACCAGCAGCAGCACATTCAGAACGCGGCACTGGGGTGGTATAACGCGGTGGCCTGGCGCCAGTTCGGTTCGTACCGGCCCGAGGGCGACAACGTCTGGCTGATGTGCCGCACGGTGGGATTCATCTCCCTGAACTGGCCGAAGTACTGCGACGAAGAGCGCGATTCGCTGTTGTGGGAGGCCACGGGGACGACCGATGAAGCCATCCGCACGCCGTTGTTCCAGGAACTGGCGCAGAAGCTCCACGACGACTACCTGTACATTTTCCTCACGCACGTCCAGTGGACCAACTCCTTTGCTGACAACGTGCACGGGGTTTGCGAGGCAGACACACCTGAGGGACACCGGATCTTCTGTCCTAGTGACGGGGTCGCTGGGGTTCGTACCCTCTGGCTGTCGGAGGGCTAA
- a CDS encoding ABC transporter permease — MLIALLLAVSMFTFGAMNLLGDPLFNILGPVAGDTENPENLAKIQAAKEQFYLDRPLPERYVRWLGDFVTGDFGVRFSASGQPPVSEVIKERLPRTLALSGMAMTFTLAIGIPWGLWSGSTSKKGLDRLSTGVAFFLVSIPNFALGVVLLYAVGFRLGWMPVRFDAGDPFWQRMHQLVLPALTLALGGAAVYQRLLRTDMITTLQEDFILMARAKGLSRRHILFRHALRPSLFSVVTLFGINAGAVFGGALIVELIFGIPGIGSLFVESIFREDFPVVLALVMILTAGFVVMNFVVDVLYSIIDPRVRQ, encoded by the coding sequence ATGCTCATCGCGCTCTTGCTTGCGGTGTCCATGTTCACCTTCGGAGCGATGAACCTCCTGGGCGATCCGCTCTTCAACATCCTTGGCCCGGTTGCCGGTGACACCGAAAATCCGGAAAACCTCGCCAAGATCCAAGCGGCCAAGGAGCAGTTTTACCTCGACCGCCCGCTTCCCGAACGTTACGTCCGGTGGCTCGGAGACTTCGTCACAGGAGACTTCGGAGTCCGGTTCTCAGCTTCCGGACAACCACCGGTAAGCGAGGTAATCAAGGAACGCCTTCCCCGAACACTGGCCCTTTCTGGAATGGCCATGACCTTCACGCTGGCCATCGGTATCCCGTGGGGCTTGTGGTCGGGTTCAACATCAAAAAAGGGCCTAGATCGGCTGTCGACCGGCGTGGCGTTCTTCCTCGTATCGATACCCAACTTCGCCCTTGGTGTGGTCCTCCTCTACGCGGTTGGTTTCCGCCTCGGCTGGATGCCCGTCAGGTTCGACGCCGGTGACCCGTTTTGGCAACGCATGCACCAACTGGTCCTTCCCGCACTGACCCTGGCCCTGGGCGGCGCCGCTGTCTACCAGCGGCTCCTGCGGACCGACATGATCACCACCCTTCAGGAGGACTTCATCTTGATGGCCCGGGCCAAGGGCCTGTCTCGGAGGCACATCCTTTTCCGGCATGCCCTGCGACCGTCGTTGTTCTCGGTGGTCACCCTTTTCGGGATCAACGCAGGGGCCGTGTTCGGTGGGGCCCTCATCGTTGAACTGATTTTCGGAATCCCAGGGATCGGATCGTTGTTCGTCGAATCGATCTTCCGTGAGGACTTCCCCGTGGTACTCGCCCTGGTGATGATTCTGACCGCAGGATTCGTTGTCATGAACTTCGTCGTCGACGTCCTCTATTCGATCATCGACCCCAGAGTCCGACAGTGA
- a CDS encoding ABC transporter permease, protein MDESSGAVKARRLGLGFWLPMGWIFLIVGVALLAPVLPLKDPTDYFIRPGERPPYPPSADHWFGTDQDARDMFSRIISGARVSLAVGFMTVTMSFIVGGTLGMVAGLVRGWFDRLASFLFLVVLSFPGIVLVILIIALIDRSVLTISVVLAIGGIAPVGRLARAATLSFAEREFVIAARTLGARNSRILFRELLPNVVIPMGALVLLGVASAILAEGGLAFLGLSIEKGETWGKLIRNGSGSRVLRDSPWVAFGPITVMFLTLASINYIGDYLRDFFNVRETGLGQ, encoded by the coding sequence ATGGATGAGTCCTCTGGAGCGGTCAAGGCGCGTCGGCTCGGGTTGGGCTTCTGGCTCCCAATGGGCTGGATCTTCCTCATAGTCGGTGTGGCACTGCTTGCTCCAGTTCTTCCCCTCAAGGACCCCACCGACTATTTCATTCGACCTGGAGAACGCCCGCCCTATCCGCCGTCGGCCGACCACTGGTTCGGAACAGACCAAGATGCCCGCGACATGTTCTCGCGGATCATCAGCGGGGCCCGCGTCTCCCTGGCCGTTGGCTTCATGACCGTCACGATGAGTTTCATCGTCGGAGGAACTCTAGGGATGGTTGCTGGCCTGGTAAGGGGCTGGTTTGACCGGCTCGCCTCGTTCCTCTTCCTCGTCGTGCTGTCCTTCCCAGGCATCGTGCTGGTGATTCTCATAATCGCGCTGATCGATCGAAGTGTCCTGACCATCTCGGTGGTACTGGCCATCGGCGGTATCGCGCCAGTGGGACGGCTGGCCCGTGCCGCGACACTGAGCTTTGCCGAAAGGGAATTCGTGATCGCCGCGAGGACTCTTGGGGCACGAAACTCCCGCATCCTCTTTCGAGAACTTCTCCCCAACGTCGTCATCCCCATGGGAGCCCTGGTGCTCCTAGGAGTGGCCTCAGCGATCTTGGCCGAGGGCGGCCTGGCGTTCCTCGGCCTGTCAATCGAGAAGGGAGAGACGTGGGGGAAGCTCATTCGTAACGGCTCGGGAAGCAGGGTCCTACGAGACTCTCCGTGGGTCGCGTTCGGTCCCATCACCGTGATGTTCCTCACCCTCGCGTCGATCAACTACATCGGCGACTACCTCCGCGATTTCTTCAACGTCCGAGAAACAGGCCTCGGACAATGA
- a CDS encoding ABC transporter ATP-binding protein: MTGRQAPLLSVRDLKVVFPTPIGMVHAVDGVSFDLEAGQSMGIVGESGSGKTVTAKTLMNLLPSYALVDGSVNFDGRDLRALAAERKTEKHLWGVEISMVFQDPMTSLNPVKKVGEQIAESVRYHLGQTRTAARRQAGDLLEQVGIPEPGRRLDEYPHQLSGGLRQRVVIAAALACEPRILIADEPTTSLDVTVQKHILDLLDDLRTARGMAMILVTHDLGVVKGRTDEVMVMYAGRTMEEASTGAVFSQQGHPYTEALIETIPKINSASHTRLVPIPGQPPVTTSPPAGCPFADRCRYATDLCVAQGPPLTALGNGHHVACHTPVRTPAAETALAANAARGHTATGLEIHQSGVPTGAVTDGLGEQI; encoded by the coding sequence ATGACCGGTCGACAAGCACCATTGCTGAGTGTCCGGGACCTAAAGGTGGTATTCCCGACCCCGATCGGGATGGTGCATGCCGTCGACGGGGTGTCTTTCGACCTCGAAGCCGGCCAGTCCATGGGAATCGTCGGGGAATCCGGTTCAGGAAAAACAGTGACAGCCAAGACCCTGATGAACCTTCTTCCCTCCTATGCCCTGGTCGACGGTTCGGTGAACTTCGATGGTCGAGACCTACGCGCCCTGGCCGCCGAACGGAAGACCGAGAAGCACCTCTGGGGCGTTGAGATCTCCATGGTCTTCCAGGACCCGATGACGTCACTCAATCCGGTCAAGAAGGTCGGCGAACAGATCGCCGAATCAGTGCGCTATCACCTCGGACAGACGAGAACGGCAGCTCGCCGTCAAGCAGGCGACCTACTCGAACAAGTAGGGATTCCCGAACCGGGAAGAAGGCTCGACGAATACCCCCACCAACTATCAGGAGGCCTCCGCCAACGGGTAGTAATCGCAGCGGCCCTGGCGTGCGAACCACGGATACTCATTGCCGATGAACCCACCACGTCGTTGGACGTCACCGTCCAGAAGCACATCTTGGACCTGCTCGACGATCTTCGTACCGCACGGGGGATGGCGATGATCCTCGTCACCCACGACCTCGGCGTCGTCAAAGGCCGGACTGACGAAGTGATGGTCATGTACGCCGGTCGAACCATGGAAGAGGCCTCCACCGGAGCGGTCTTCTCCCAGCAGGGCCACCCCTACACCGAGGCTCTGATTGAAACCATTCCGAAGATCAACTCAGCCAGCCATACACGACTGGTGCCGATCCCTGGCCAACCACCGGTTACTACCAGTCCACCCGCCGGATGCCCGTTTGCCGATCGGTGCCGCTACGCGACCGACCTTTGCGTGGCGCAGGGCCCACCCCTGACGGCCCTTGGCAACGGCCACCACGTTGCGTGTCACACACCGGTCAGGACCCCAGCCGCCGAGACGGCTCTAGCAGCCAACGCAGCGCGGGGCCACACGGCGACCGGGTTGGAGATCCACCAGTCCGGAGTGCCGACCGGGGCAGTCACCGACGGTCTAGGGGAACAAATCTGA
- a CDS encoding ATP-binding cassette domain-containing protein: MAGRGTIQLRSGEDIILRVENLVQEFPVGRNRVVHAVSDVSFDLRKGETLGIVGESGCGKSTTARAIVQLPPPTSGRVVLDPSSENEIDLTRLSGHDLRDVRPRLQMIFQDPISSLNPRRRVKDIVSEGLEIWSNGDIGTEGRERVEEVLHAVGIDPVLAASHRPHQFSGGQCQRISIARALTVNPEILICDEPVSALDVSVQAKILNLLEDMKARYDLSLVFISHDLSVVRNVSDRVVVMYLGKICEVGGADRLYDAPAHPYTRALLASAPEPAQSVGVADAVLGDDLPSPTDPPSGCRFRTRCPLAIDRCATEEPVMQEIGEDHFVACHLPST; encoded by the coding sequence ATGGCGGGCCGTGGCACCATCCAACTCCGAAGCGGCGAGGACATCATCCTCCGGGTGGAGAACCTCGTCCAGGAGTTCCCGGTCGGTCGCAACCGTGTGGTCCACGCCGTGTCGGACGTCTCTTTCGACCTCCGGAAGGGGGAGACCCTGGGCATCGTTGGCGAATCCGGCTGCGGCAAGTCCACGACAGCTCGGGCCATAGTTCAGCTTCCGCCACCCACCAGCGGTCGGGTGGTCCTGGACCCCAGCTCCGAAAATGAGATCGACCTGACCCGTCTGTCAGGCCACGACCTGCGCGATGTACGGCCGAGACTCCAGATGATCTTCCAGGACCCAATCTCGTCGCTGAACCCGCGGAGGCGGGTGAAAGACATCGTCAGTGAGGGTCTCGAAATTTGGTCCAACGGAGACATCGGAACCGAAGGAAGGGAACGAGTCGAGGAAGTCCTTCACGCTGTAGGCATCGACCCGGTTTTGGCGGCATCCCACCGGCCACACCAGTTCTCCGGCGGGCAGTGCCAGCGGATCTCCATCGCCCGGGCGCTGACCGTGAACCCGGAGATCCTGATCTGTGACGAACCAGTCTCAGCTCTCGACGTCTCAGTCCAGGCAAAGATCCTGAACCTCCTGGAGGACATGAAGGCCCGCTACGACCTGAGCCTTGTGTTCATCAGCCACGACCTGTCGGTGGTCCGCAACGTGAGCGATCGAGTCGTCGTGATGTACCTAGGGAAGATATGCGAGGTGGGCGGTGCTGATCGCCTCTACGACGCCCCGGCCCACCCGTACACCAGGGCGCTGCTCGCGTCGGCACCCGAACCAGCCCAGTCGGTGGGTGTAGCCGATGCAGTTTTGGGTGACGATCTTCCGTCGCCCACCGACCCGCCGTCCGGTTGTCGATTCCGGACCCGATGCCCATTGGCGATCGACAGGTGTGCCACCGAGGAGCCGGTGATGCAAGAGATTGGCGAAGACCACTTTGTGGCCTGCCACCTCCCGTCCACCTAA
- a CDS encoding NAD-dependent epimerase/dehydratase family protein gives MTPVRGDEPAMDASGRTMRVLVMGGTQFNGLALVHELARCGHDVTIVNRGQTEAPLPGGIHRLYADRTDHDQMRQVLGNEALGGREFDVVLDMSAYHPDDVNLMMEIFEGRTGQYVFASSTVVYAAADMLPIDEDHPVQRDHPQIEYGGNKLLCEDALMAAHTERGFPATVVYFSMVYGPRNIIPDREQRMYARLEAGRPVMVPGDGTTVSQVGHVDDQARALEAVMHAPATIGRRYNLTGKGFHTDLGYVATTAAHLGVDPDIRFIPATTMDALWDGDIEIAVDSGARANIDIRTTDEARRRQQSVRHRFKFASVVPRLAPNIHRWNRNVVFGIDALRRDTGWEPRHDLASMVAQTHDWHVETGGRDYDWTYEDELLKLLD, from the coding sequence ATGACTCCTGTACGCGGTGACGAGCCCGCCATGGACGCGAGCGGCAGGACCATGCGGGTACTTGTCATGGGCGGCACCCAGTTCAACGGGCTGGCCCTCGTCCACGAACTCGCCCGATGTGGCCACGATGTCACCATCGTCAACCGCGGCCAGACCGAGGCGCCGCTACCCGGCGGCATCCACCGCCTCTATGCAGATCGCACCGACCACGACCAGATGCGCCAGGTCCTGGGCAACGAGGCGCTCGGTGGTCGGGAGTTCGACGTGGTGCTGGACATGAGCGCTTACCACCCCGATGACGTCAACCTCATGATGGAGATCTTCGAGGGACGCACCGGGCAGTACGTGTTCGCCAGTTCCACGGTGGTCTATGCGGCGGCCGACATGTTGCCCATTGACGAGGACCACCCCGTCCAACGCGACCACCCCCAGATTGAATATGGCGGCAACAAGCTCTTGTGCGAGGACGCCCTGATGGCCGCCCACACTGAACGGGGATTTCCGGCAACCGTCGTCTACTTCTCGATGGTCTACGGCCCCCGCAACATCATCCCGGACCGCGAGCAGCGCATGTACGCCCGCCTGGAGGCTGGCCGACCGGTCATGGTGCCCGGTGACGGGACCACGGTGTCCCAGGTGGGCCACGTTGACGACCAGGCCCGGGCACTGGAGGCTGTCATGCACGCCCCAGCCACCATTGGTCGGCGCTACAACCTCACCGGGAAGGGCTTCCACACCGACCTGGGCTACGTGGCCACCACCGCGGCCCACCTCGGCGTGGACCCCGACATCCGCTTCATCCCGGCGACCACCATGGATGCCCTGTGGGACGGCGACATCGAGATCGCCGTGGACAGTGGAGCGAGAGCCAACATCGATATCCGCACCACCGATGAGGCCCGGAGACGTCAGCAGTCGGTGCGTCACCGGTTCAAGTTCGCCTCGGTGGTGCCCCGGTTGGCCCCCAACATCCATCGTTGGAACCGCAACGTGGTCTTCGGCATCGACGCGTTGCGACGCGACACCGGTTGGGAACCTCGCCACGACCTGGCGTCGATGGTGGCCCAGACGCACGACTGGCACGTCGAGACAGGTGGCCGAGACTATGACTGGACCTACGAGGACGAGCTCCTCAAGCTCCTGGACTGA
- a CDS encoding carboxylesterase/lipase family protein, whose product MISDAEGPTDEATNQPSSGPTAQVAEGTLKGRHRKGVELFAGIPYAAPPTGDRRFRAPEPPEPWDGVRDARRFGPAAPQLPGTGLTSNFEVRWDEDCLTLNVVTPGCTVPDGGAGRPVYVWIHGGAYKHGQGATPWYDGTSFATRGDIVVVTINYRLGALGFCDLASHLGDDFATCGINGTLDQLAALQWVQANIAAFGGDPERITIGGESAGAFSVCNLLAMEAADGLFHRAIAQSGACHHTFGPVDGREIAGEFLNQLGNPSADVLMALPVDDLLQAMERVSEESGQRTGRSQEPFYPVWGHDLLPRDPRDLMADGAGATVPLLTGTNEDELALWGVTNMSDDDLTEMVGGLTDDPDALLAPYRDRLDGSDGPAAPGWVACAIGSDRVFGVPAARHAEYRHPHSAETWMYRFSWDSRAFDGLFGAAHALEIPFTFNTVTRPGVDTFLGPGETPTALAEAMHDAWIAFIRDGDPSTAALGDWPRYTPDDRLVMNLDDQCGLLTDPRPAERSVWEHLIR is encoded by the coding sequence ATGATCTCCGACGCCGAAGGTCCAACCGACGAAGCCACCAACCAGCCCTCCAGTGGGCCCACCGCCCAGGTCGCCGAGGGAACCCTCAAGGGGCGGCACCGCAAGGGTGTCGAGTTGTTCGCCGGAATCCCCTACGCGGCCCCGCCGACCGGTGACCGGCGGTTCCGGGCCCCCGAACCTCCCGAACCGTGGGACGGCGTGCGCGACGCACGACGCTTCGGCCCGGCCGCGCCACAGTTGCCCGGCACCGGCCTGACCAGCAACTTCGAGGTCCGCTGGGACGAGGACTGTCTCACCCTGAACGTCGTCACCCCGGGCTGCACGGTCCCTGACGGAGGAGCCGGCCGCCCCGTCTACGTGTGGATCCACGGCGGCGCCTACAAACACGGTCAGGGCGCTACCCCGTGGTACGACGGGACCTCCTTCGCTACCCGGGGCGACATCGTGGTCGTCACTATCAACTACCGGCTAGGCGCCCTCGGCTTCTGCGACCTGGCCAGCCACCTCGGCGACGACTTCGCCACGTGTGGCATTAACGGCACCCTGGACCAACTGGCCGCCCTGCAGTGGGTGCAGGCGAACATCGCGGCGTTCGGCGGCGACCCCGAGCGAATCACCATCGGCGGCGAGTCGGCCGGTGCGTTCAGCGTGTGCAACCTGCTGGCCATGGAGGCCGCCGACGGCCTGTTCCACCGGGCCATCGCGCAGAGCGGGGCCTGCCACCACACGTTCGGCCCCGTTGACGGCAGGGAGATAGCCGGAGAGTTCCTGAATCAGTTGGGCAACCCATCGGCCGACGTCCTCATGGCCCTACCCGTCGATGACCTGTTGCAGGCCATGGAGCGGGTCAGCGAGGAAAGCGGCCAACGCACGGGCCGTAGCCAGGAGCCCTTCTATCCGGTGTGGGGCCACGACCTTCTCCCCCGCGACCCCCGGGACCTGATGGCCGACGGCGCCGGGGCGACGGTGCCCCTGCTGACCGGCACCAATGAAGACGAGTTGGCCCTCTGGGGCGTAACCAACATGTCCGACGATGACTTGACCGAGATGGTCGGCGGCCTGACCGACGATCCCGATGCCCTGCTGGCCCCCTACCGCGACCGACTGGACGGATCGGACGGACCGGCAGCTCCCGGCTGGGTGGCGTGCGCCATCGGCTCGGACCGGGTGTTCGGCGTACCGGCGGCCCGCCATGCCGAATACCGCCATCCTCACAGTGCCGAGACCTGGATGTACCGGTTCTCGTGGGACTCTCGGGCCTTCGACGGGCTGTTCGGGGCCGCCCACGCCCTGGAGATCCCGTTCACGTTCAACACCGTGACCCGACCCGGCGTCGATACCTTCCTGGGCCCGGGCGAGACTCCTACCGCTCTGGCCGAAGCCATGCACGACGCTTGGATTGCCTTCATCCGCGACGGAGACCCGTCGACCGCGGCACTCGGCGACTGGCCTCGCTACACGCCCGACGACCGGCTGGTCATGAACCTCGACGACCAGTGCGGTCTGCTGACCGATCCTCGACCCGCCGAACGCTCAGTCTGGGAGCACCTCATCCGATGA